The nucleotide window TCCCCTGCGCATGTTTGAGCCTCAGTGTCCTCAATGGGGAGGGATAAAATTGCCCCACGTCTCCACATGTGTCATGAAGGGTTTCAGTTTTATTGCATGAATATCTGGGGCTTCCAACTCTGTTCAATGCCGCAGGCTGTCTGAGACAGATATAAAAGGGCTGAGGGCTTTGCAGCCCTCTATCCTGCTTCCTCCACTTGTCTCTAAACAGATCACCTGGGTAAGTCCTGCTCTTGGAGGCTTCTCGcggctctctccctgcctccatcAGTACAGCCTCTCCCCAGATCCTTGCCTAATTCTGCCTGCCCTTTGCAGTACTCCTTGCCTGCGTGGAAGatgtcctgctccagcctgtgcGCCCCTGTGTGCGGGGTGGCCGCCCCGGCCCCAGTGGCTGACAGCGCCAACGAGCCCTGCGTGCGGCAGTGCCCCGACTCCACCGTGGTGATCCAGCCCCCGGCCACGGTGCTCACCTTGCCCGggcccatcctcagctccttcccgcaGCATGCCGTGGTCGGCTCGGCAGGAGTCCCGGGTGTGGCAGGGGGCTTCGGCGGCACTTTTGGAGGCCGTGGTGGCTTTGGGGGCTATGGAGGCCTTGGGGGTCATGGCAGCCTTTTGGGCTATGGAGGCCTTGGAGGCTATGGGGGCCTTGGAGGCTATGGGGGCCTTGGAGGCTATGGGGGCTATGGAGCGTTTGGGAGCTGTGGGTATGGCGGCTGGCGTCGGGGCCTCAGGTACCTCAGTGGCAGCTGTGGGCCCTGCTAAGCCCACCactggctccagcccctgacGAAGGAGAACTCCGGAGCTGCCCCGGAATGTCATGACATGACACCATCAGGAAGGCTCCCCTTTATCATCACTGGTCTCCAGAGCATGGAGGCCTAATGCCTGCATGGGGCCCACCTcgtccttctcctccctgcttgAGCTTCTTTACAGGACTTGCTGCCCCATGATGATGCACCCACGCAACGGACGCCTCCTgtggcattgctgctgctcaccAACGCTGCCTTCTGCAAGGAGTCAGGGGCTGCCTTTCTGccatctccctgctcccctggacctgaaataaaaactcTGTTGCACTTCATTCTTGaccctgtcttttctgtgacccttcctctgtttgcttctttctgtgaggctggggagctgccaccGGGGAGTCCTCAGGGGCCCTGCAGGCACTCCCTCACCTCCTCCAAATGCCCTGCGCACACGGCCATTACAAGAGGGTCGCCACAGCCTCCCCAAGGGCAAAGGCGTGGTTAGAGTCAACTG belongs to Cygnus atratus isolate AKBS03 ecotype Queensland, Australia unplaced genomic scaffold, CAtr_DNAZoo_HiC_assembly HiC_scaffold_134, whole genome shotgun sequence and includes:
- the LOC118258497 gene encoding claw keratin-like yields the protein MSCSSLCAPVCGVAAPAPVADSANEPCVRQCPDSTVVIQPPATVLTLPGPILSSFPQHAVVGSAGVPGVAGGFGGTFGGRGGFGGYGGLGGHGSLLGYGGLGGYGGLGGYGGLGGYGGYGAFGSCGYGGWRRGLRYLSGSCGPC